The Caloramator mitchellensis genome contains a region encoding:
- a CDS encoding Ger(x)C family spore germination protein codes for MKKINLLLIIIPFLFTGCYDRAPIERTSITVGIGQDLADNETLSASFEFLVFQQGDLTSKEVITTTGKSIFEMYNKRLLITKRRHLPGTIRLLIISEKRAKFGIEDIIDVFLRDQERELNTTVVVSKQKTEEILNLKSKDATTMSEEIEDLARSSFEANFTQRDTNIKDFFNMYFQDGRRIMIPYIEKYKDTVKISGIAVFEKDKMLLVIPEEDAKYVNLLRNDNSKGYLSFPKETSKSFDLFCSSRRKVKVDIEDDKVNYTIHVLIYASIKEENSDEFDELSKEQVEELQTKYSNKLKEQLEEVIKKYQSNYGIDIYDLQKYALAKLGKDKADEVEKQFQNSNINVEVKIKFLSTGRLFR; via the coding sequence TTGAAAAAAATTAATCTGTTACTTATAATAATTCCTTTCCTTTTTACTGGATGCTATGATAGAGCTCCAATTGAAAGAACCTCTATAACAGTAGGTATTGGTCAAGATTTAGCTGATAATGAAACTTTATCAGCTTCCTTTGAATTTTTAGTTTTTCAGCAGGGAGATTTAACTTCAAAGGAAGTTATAACAACTACCGGCAAATCTATTTTTGAAATGTATAACAAAAGGCTTCTTATTACAAAACGAAGACATTTACCAGGCACTATAAGGCTTCTAATAATAAGTGAAAAAAGAGCCAAGTTTGGAATTGAAGATATAATAGATGTATTCTTAAGGGATCAGGAGAGAGAGTTAAATACAACAGTTGTTGTATCAAAACAAAAGACTGAAGAAATATTAAATTTGAAATCTAAGGATGCAACAACTATGTCAGAGGAAATCGAGGATTTAGCAAGAAGTTCCTTTGAGGCAAACTTTACACAGAGAGATACTAATATAAAAGATTTCTTTAATATGTATTTTCAGGATGGAAGAAGAATTATGATTCCCTACATTGAAAAATACAAGGACACCGTAAAAATAAGCGGAATAGCAGTATTTGAAAAAGATAAAATGTTACTCGTTATTCCTGAGGAGGATGCAAAATATGTTAATCTTTTAAGAAATGATAATTCAAAAGGTTATCTCTCTTTCCCTAAGGAAACTTCTAAATCCTTCGATTTATTTTGCTCAAGCAGAAGAAAAGTCAAGGTTGATATAGAAGATGACAAAGTCAATTATACTATTCATGTGCTTATATATGCCAGTATAAAAGAAGAAAATTCTGATGAATTTGACGAGCTATCAAAAGAACAAGTAGAAGAGCTTCAAACTAAATACTCTAATAAGCTTAAAGAACAGCTTGAGGAAGTAATAAAAAAATACCAGTCTAATTATGGAATTGATATATATGATTTGCAAAAATACGCCCTTGCAAAGCTTGGCAAAGACAAAGCTGATGAAGTTGAAAAGCAGTTTCAAAATTCAAATATTAATGTTGAAG
- a CDS encoding GerAB/ArcD/ProY family transporter — protein sequence MFKNNNQITKNQYMFIVQNSMIGVGILSLASGVCKDAQQSGWISVLIGGIYPLYLTIAASIIYKNLYFNEFLEINRRIYGKFLSYIFVIFFLVNFILFETFVLSGFANVLVFSTVKFLSPLTVIILTIVLSYFTVNQGLTTVGRLAELMFYLTIFILIIPLYFINKGDTTNILPLFSSFNSILKAVPSTFFSYSGVEICFLVIPFVTDTKKVLSSGIIGSIFTIALYTITVLFTINYCGWRLTSKLHYPLLYLVSGAELSVLSNFEPLFLFLWGNKIFQTLAVGNFGMSYTMSQITKIPLQRCSLYLSLLVIFISTMLVPEYNRSNIIDKAMPVLVVIILIWTTITLFLSFFKRGAKVEKN from the coding sequence ATGTTTAAGAATAACAACCAAATAACAAAAAACCAGTATATGTTTATTGTTCAAAACTCAATGATAGGAGTTGGAATTCTATCACTTGCGTCAGGAGTCTGTAAAGACGCTCAGCAATCTGGCTGGATTTCTGTTTTAATTGGTGGAATTTATCCTCTCTATCTTACTATTGCTGCTTCTATAATATACAAAAATTTATACTTTAATGAATTCCTTGAAATAAACAGAAGGATTTACGGAAAATTCTTATCCTATATATTTGTCATATTCTTTTTAGTAAACTTCATATTATTTGAAACATTTGTTCTTTCAGGGTTTGCAAATGTTCTTGTTTTTTCAACAGTTAAATTTTTATCTCCCTTAACTGTAATTATACTGACAATTGTTTTAAGTTATTTTACAGTAAATCAGGGGTTAACTACTGTAGGTAGGCTTGCTGAATTGATGTTTTATTTGACAATATTCATTCTAATAATCCCTTTATATTTTATAAATAAAGGTGACACAACAAATATACTACCACTGTTTAGCAGTTTTAATTCCATACTTAAAGCAGTTCCAAGCACTTTTTTTTCATATTCAGGAGTTGAAATATGTTTTTTGGTCATCCCATTTGTTACCGATACGAAAAAGGTTTTATCATCTGGTATAATAGGTTCAATTTTTACAATAGCACTTTATACTATAACAGTTCTTTTTACAATCAATTATTGCGGCTGGAGATTAACTTCAAAACTTCATTATCCACTTTTATATTTAGTATCTGGTGCTGAACTTTCAGTTCTTTCTAATTTTGAGCCTTTATTCCTTTTTCTTTGGGGGAACAAAATCTTCCAAACACTTGCAGTCGGAAATTTTGGTATGTCTTATACTATGTCTCAGATTACAAAAATACCTCTGCAAAGATGTAGTCTTTATTTATCATTATTAGTTATATTTATTAGCACGATGCTTGTTCCTGAATATAACAGAAGTAATATTATAGACAAGGCAATGCCTGTTTTAGTAGTTATAATACTTATTTGGACTACCATTACATTATTCTTAAGTTTTTTTAAGAGAGGTGCCAAAGTTGAAAAAAATTAA
- a CDS encoding anthranilate synthase component II — MVLIIDNFDSFTYNLYHYFLILGEEVLVKGRDEITIDEIKMLDPEYIVLSPGPGSPQEAMLPLEVIDCFKGKKPILGVCLGHQCIGHYFGGNIIKGKNPVHGKVHEIRHKNIGVFSELKNPLKVTRYHSLVISKDKLPEDLEITAETLEGEIMGVRHKKYLIEGVQFHPEAILTEHGIDMLRNFLRSGKNV; from the coding sequence ATGGTTTTAATAATCGACAACTTCGATTCATTCACATATAATCTTTATCATTATTTTTTAATATTAGGTGAGGAAGTTTTAGTAAAGGGCAGGGATGAAATAACAATAGACGAAATCAAAATGTTAGACCCTGAATATATAGTTTTATCGCCAGGACCAGGGAGCCCACAGGAAGCAATGTTGCCATTAGAAGTTATAGATTGTTTTAAAGGGAAAAAACCTATTTTGGGTGTGTGTCTTGGACATCAATGCATTGGACATTATTTTGGAGGAAATATAATTAAGGGAAAGAATCCTGTTCACGGTAAGGTTCACGAAATACGACATAAAAATATTGGTGTATTCAGTGAACTTAAAAATCCTTTAAAGGTTACAAGGTATCACTCTTTAGTCATTTCAAAGGATAAATTGCCAGAAGATTTGGAAATAACGGCAGAAACCTTAGAAGGAGAGATTATGGGAGTAAGACATAAAAAGTATCTTATTGAAGGAGTTCAGTTCCACCCAGAAGCAATTTTAACTGAACATGGAATTGATATGTTAAGAAACTTTTTAAGGAGTGGCAAAAATGTTTAA
- the pabB gene encoding aminodeoxychorismate synthase component I — protein MFNAKLNYIVDAFSAFNEIKKGYSMLLDSRFKVRDNGDYSIIVFNPKATIKYINGKVIVEDKGKIYERVENFLSVLDEYLEKYKKTECETIFNGGFVGYFSYDFGMELMNVELNNIKKSKIPDAFFGYYDEYVVIDHREGCMHVCAENEEIIDILEYLKDKEYIPNKVDEMQLNTNFTKEDYKEGVEKVREYIRQGEVYQVNISQQFYSSGIVNPYDAYAILRNKNYGPYNAFLEVDGGYILSTSPEQFIRKRGNFITTRPIKGTTKKSNNKEENERLKTLLLKSEKIKSELLMIIDLERNDLSKICIPGTVNVVDLFEVEEYATVNHLVSTIQGKLLENIKFSDIIKAMFPGGSITGAPKLRSMQVIEEIENMARGIYTGSIGYISNNGNFDFNIAIRTVVIDDDGIRYNVGGGIVWDSDPEDEYEETLHKGRALYNTFTGK, from the coding sequence ATGTTTAATGCAAAACTAAATTACATTGTTGATGCTTTTTCAGCCTTCAATGAAATAAAAAAAGGATATTCAATGCTTTTAGATAGCAGATTTAAAGTAAGGGACAATGGAGATTATTCTATTATAGTTTTTAATCCAAAGGCTACAATAAAATATATAAATGGAAAAGTAATTGTTGAGGATAAAGGAAAAATATATGAAAGAGTAGAAAATTTTTTGTCCGTTCTTGATGAGTATCTTGAAAAGTATAAAAAAACGGAGTGTGAAACGATTTTTAATGGAGGGTTTGTAGGTTACTTTTCTTACGATTTTGGAATGGAATTGATGAATGTTGAACTTAATAATATAAAAAAATCTAAAATTCCTGATGCCTTTTTTGGATACTACGACGAATATGTAGTTATAGACCATAGGGAAGGCTGCATGCATGTCTGTGCAGAAAATGAAGAAATAATTGACATACTTGAATATTTAAAGGATAAGGAATATATTCCAAATAAAGTAGATGAAATGCAATTGAATACCAATTTTACTAAGGAAGATTATAAAGAAGGAGTAGAGAAGGTTAGGGAATATATAAGGCAGGGAGAAGTTTATCAGGTAAATATTTCTCAGCAGTTTTATTCCAGTGGTATTGTAAATCCTTATGATGCCTATGCAATTTTAAGAAATAAAAATTATGGACCATATAATGCTTTTTTGGAGGTGGACGGTGGGTATATATTATCGACGTCACCAGAGCAATTTATAAGAAAAAGAGGGAACTTTATCACAACAAGACCTATTAAGGGAACAACTAAAAAAAGCAACAATAAAGAAGAAAATGAAAGGCTAAAAACATTGCTTCTTAAAAGCGAAAAGATTAAATCGGAATTATTGATGATTATAGATTTGGAAAGAAATGATCTATCTAAAATATGCATCCCTGGAACAGTGAATGTTGTTGATTTGTTTGAAGTGGAGGAATATGCTACTGTAAATCACCTTGTTTCAACTATACAGGGAAAGCTTTTAGAAAATATAAAATTTAGCGATATTATAAAAGCTATGTTCCCAGGAGGTTCAATAACCGGCGCTCCAAAACTACGTTCCATGCAGGTTATTGAGGAAATTGAAAACATGGCACGAGGAATATATACCGGGTCTATTGGTTACATCTCGAACAACGGTAATTTTGATTTTAATATTGCCATAAGAACAGTTGTAATTGATGATGATGGAATCCGTTATAACGTAGGTGGTGGAATTGTATGGGATTCCGACCCCGAGGATGAATATGAAGAAACGCTTCACAAGGGGAGAGCTTTATATAATACATTTACGGGAAAATAA
- a CDS encoding aminotransferase class IV: protein MSKIYFDNQISFGLLPFETVYFDEKGPHFLLEHYNRLRRAHKILKMEFDLKFEQFNNTILNEIYKVGREYGVLKVIYYNHNIYVQFREFNYAQKHIDKGIILHKSRSIKDSKNILNYLKTFNYGLNIIEDNRAKGRGYDSAIFLNEKGFVCETTYANIFFVKNGKIFTPHVSCGILKGIMRDNVIRKLKNNRYNVIKGFIKYEELNEFDECFISNSVMGILPVSRIGNISFNKRNVFEILSNEDIFMRKWIK, encoded by the coding sequence TTGAGCAAAATATATTTTGACAACCAAATAAGTTTCGGATTACTTCCATTTGAAACTGTTTATTTTGACGAAAAAGGTCCCCACTTTTTATTAGAGCATTATAATCGATTAAGAAGGGCGCACAAAATTTTGAAAATGGAATTTGATTTAAAATTTGAGCAATTTAATAACACAATATTAAACGAAATATATAAAGTGGGTAGAGAATATGGAGTTCTAAAAGTAATTTATTATAATCATAATATATATGTTCAATTTAGGGAATTTAATTATGCTCAAAAGCATATTGACAAAGGCATTATATTACATAAATCAAGAAGTATAAAGGACAGTAAGAACATATTAAATTATTTAAAAACATTTAATTATGGTTTAAATATAATAGAGGATAATAGAGCAAAGGGAAGGGGTTATGATTCTGCGATTTTTTTAAATGAAAAGGGGTTTGTATGTGAGACAACCTATGCAAATATTTTTTTTGTTAAGAATGGAAAAATATTTACTCCCCACGTAAGTTGCGGAATATTAAAGGGAATAATGAGAGATAATGTAATTAGAAAATTGAAGAATAATAGATACAATGTAATTAAAGGATTTATCAAATATGAAGAATTAAATGAATTTGATGAGTGCTTTATATCAAATTCTGTCATGGGCATACTGCCTGTCAGCAGAATAGGAAATATATCTTTTAATAAAAGAAATGTTTTTGAAATATTATCTAATGAGGATATATTTATGAGAAAATGGATAAAATAG
- a CDS encoding desulfoferrodoxin, with the protein MAKVKEVYKCEICGNIVEVLHGSGGQLVCCGKPMNLVTENTVEASTEKHIPVIEKVDGGVLVKVGSIEHPMEEKHYIEWIELHVDDKIYRRYLNPGDKPEAFFPVQGENMYAREYCNLHGLWKSIMG; encoded by the coding sequence ATGGCAAAGGTTAAGGAAGTTTACAAATGTGAAATCTGCGGAAACATAGTTGAGGTATTACATGGTTCGGGAGGACAGCTTGTGTGCTGTGGCAAGCCGATGAACCTTGTGACTGAAAACACAGTAGAAGCTTCTACAGAAAAGCATATCCCTGTTATTGAAAAGGTTGATGGCGGTGTTTTAGTTAAGGTTGGAAGCATCGAACATCCAATGGAGGAAAAGCACTACATTGAATGGATTGAACTTCATGTGGATGACAAAATTTATAGAAGATACTTAAATCCAGGTGATAAGCCTGAAGCATTCTTCCCAGTTCAGGGCGAAAACATGTATGCAAGAGAGTATTGCAATCTGCACGGACTTTGGAAGAGCATAATGGGATAG
- a CDS encoding ArsR/SmtB family transcription factor translates to MFKILGNPIRVSILSCLLKGDSNVTRIQKCLDLPQSTVSQQLGILKNAGIIEGNRHGLEIIYSIVDVKTIETLKLFLADSLEKEGIS, encoded by the coding sequence ATGTTTAAAATACTTGGTAACCCAATTCGGGTATCTATTTTGTCTTGTTTACTTAAGGGTGATTCAAACGTCACAAGGATTCAAAAATGCCTGGATTTGCCGCAATCAACTGTTTCACAGCAACTTGGTATATTAAAAAACGCTGGTATTATTGAGGGAAACAGACATGGATTAGAAATTATTTATTCGATTGTAGATGTAAAAACCATTGAAACATTGAAATTATTTCTTGCGGATAGTTTAGAAAAGGAGGGGATATCCTAG
- a CDS encoding Na+/H+ antiporter subunit E: MLNFIFTFVSMFFIWTALSYPLSNQEIVYGTILSILISILAQYFSKEKKPFKIKSLFYLIKYFLVFLVELIKANLNMAKIVLTPSLPISPKVIKVKTSLTSSIAKAILANSITLTPGTISVELIGDELFIHAVEGDKVQNPEDLKGPFEKILKEAFES, encoded by the coding sequence TTGTTAAATTTTATTTTTACATTTGTAAGTATGTTCTTTATATGGACAGCCCTGAGCTATCCACTTTCAAATCAAGAGATTGTTTATGGAACAATTCTATCGATTCTTATATCAATTCTTGCTCAATATTTTAGCAAGGAAAAAAAGCCATTTAAAATCAAGTCATTATTTTATTTAATCAAGTATTTTTTAGTTTTTTTAGTGGAATTAATCAAAGCTAACCTAAATATGGCTAAAATAGTTTTAACACCAAGTCTTCCAATTTCTCCAAAGGTTATTAAAGTTAAAACTAGCCTAACTTCATCTATAGCTAAAGCTATATTAGCAAACTCCATAACCCTTACCCCTGGAACTATCTCAGTTGAACTTATAGGTGATGAACTTTTTATTCACGCTGTTGAAGGAGATAAAGTCCAAAATCCCGAGGATTTAAAGGGGCCTTTTGAAAAGATTCTAAAGGAGGCTTTTGAGTCATGA
- a CDS encoding monovalent cation/H+ antiporter complex subunit F — MMYLILGLSLVGLILSLIRMIKGESIESRVVAIDVLTTISAAIIVIFAFMNKNGLFLDVALVYGLLSFVGVVAIARYLEGGI, encoded by the coding sequence ATGATGTATTTAATATTAGGCTTGTCATTGGTTGGACTTATATTAAGTTTAATCAGGATGATTAAGGGAGAATCAATAGAGAGCAGAGTAGTAGCTATTGACGTTTTGACGACAATAAGTGCAGCTATCATTGTTATTTTTGCTTTTATGAATAAAAATGGATTATTTTTAGATGTTGCACTTGTTTACGGACTTTTATCCTTTGTAGGAGTTGTAGCCATTGCACGCTACTTAGAAGGGGGAATTTAA
- the mnhG gene encoding monovalent cation/H(+) antiporter subunit G: MQYVAWFFLIVGAAFLFLAGLGIFRMPDILNQSQAGTKASTLGIISLFVGFAIMETEWAPKLILMALFFLFSSPIASHAICKAALKRNKAKFVLKENAFLKEGE, from the coding sequence ATGCAATATGTAGCATGGTTTTTTTTAATAGTTGGAGCAGCATTTTTGTTTCTTGCTGGACTTGGAATTTTTAGAATGCCAGATATTTTGAATCAGTCCCAGGCGGGAACAAAGGCTTCGACGCTTGGAATAATTTCTCTTTTTGTTGGATTTGCGATTATGGAGACAGAATGGGCACCTAAATTAATTCTTATGGCATTGTTTTTCTTGTTTTCGTCACCCATTGCATCCCATGCAATATGCAAAGCTGCACTTAAAAGAAATAAAGCAAAGTTTGTATTAAAAGAAAATGCCTTTTTAAAGGAAGGTGAATAA
- a CDS encoding Na(+)/H(+) antiporter subunit B, giving the protein MYLGLIIAFIMIFGSIWALLTDNLFKAIVIFGIVSLSSSVMFLLMQAPDVAITEAAIGSGITTALFIFTYKKLEDRKDER; this is encoded by the coding sequence GTGTATCTTGGGTTAATTATAGCTTTTATAATGATTTTTGGTTCAATCTGGGCTCTTTTAACGGATAATTTGTTTAAGGCGATTGTAATATTTGGTATTGTATCCCTTTCATCATCAGTAATGTTCTTACTTATGCAGGCACCAGATGTTGCAATAACAGAAGCAGCAATAGGCTCAGGGATTACAACTGCACTTTTTATATTCACATATAAGAAATTGGAGGATAGGAAAGATGAGAGATGA
- a CDS encoding MnhB domain-containing protein: protein MRDEKSLFINIVALLILSVMAFYIYKVSIDTGSGIKITDNTTPQMRVADRYLNKNVMDGNSKYEWGGSAENTSANIVTSVVVDYRLFDTTLEVIVLFITILGFGFIMPKDKRKINPSTTILYRWSPILMLLMLMIGGYMFINGHLSPGGGFPAGAIISTAVLTGVLAGRRTLNQKKLKIIEAVAGISIFGLGIASYLITGNFFQNFILNDKIGDLFSAGLIPVFYGLIAFKVAAELSNIYFEFYEEC from the coding sequence ATGAGAGATGAAAAATCATTATTTATAAACATTGTTGCTTTGCTTATCCTTTCTGTTATGGCTTTCTATATTTATAAAGTTTCAATCGACACAGGAAGCGGCATAAAAATAACTGATAACACAACCCCTCAAATGAGAGTTGCAGACAGGTATTTAAATAAGAACGTAATGGATGGAAACAGCAAATACGAATGGGGGGGCTCAGCAGAAAACACTTCTGCTAATATTGTAACCTCTGTTGTTGTAGACTATAGATTATTCGACACAACACTTGAAGTAATAGTTCTTTTTATTACTATTTTAGGTTTTGGGTTTATAATGCCAAAGGACAAACGTAAAATCAATCCATCAACTACTATACTTTACAGATGGTCACCAATACTTATGTTATTAATGCTTATGATAGGCGGATACATGTTCATAAATGGTCATCTATCACCAGGTGGGGGATTTCCAGCAGGTGCGATAATATCAACTGCAGTATTAACAGGAGTTTTAGCTGGAAGAAGAACATTAAATCAAAAAAAGCTAAAGATTATTGAAGCGGTTGCAGGAATATCAATATTCGGACTTGGTATTGCAAGCTATTTAATAACCGGCAATTTCTTTCAAAACTTTATTCTAAATGATAAAATAGGTGACCTTTTTTCAGCTGGATTGATACCTGTGTTTTATGGGTTAATTGCCTTTAAGGTTGCGGCTGAACTTTCTAATATTTATTTTGAATTCTATGAGGAGTGTTGA
- a CDS encoding sodium:proton antiporter codes for MSQLFILSSLSLVFIGLFGVLTRKNLIKIFIALNIIETGINLLLVAFGYIENGTTPILTSQDSILKLTSMVDPVPQALVLTSIVIGLGTTAFSLGLAIRYKYNHNSLSIRASEEEEGVKV; via the coding sequence ATGTCACAATTGTTTATTTTATCTTCACTTTCCCTGGTATTTATCGGCTTGTTTGGAGTTTTAACAAGAAAAAATTTAATTAAAATATTTATTGCCCTAAATATTATTGAAACAGGAATAAATTTACTTCTTGTTGCTTTTGGATATATTGAAAATGGGACTACGCCAATACTGACATCACAGGATAGCATTTTAAAACTTACAAGCATGGTAGACCCTGTTCCACAAGCTTTAGTTCTAACTTCTATAGTAATTGGTCTTGGAACAACAGCGTTTTCACTTGGACTGGCTATTAGATATAAATATAATCATAATTCTTTGTCGATAAGGGCATCTGAGGAAGAAGAGGGGGTTAAAGTATGA
- a CDS encoding complex I subunit 5 family protein, whose amino-acid sequence MNSVVFLVVIPLIAAFLSLFFGKNNKILSYLVTVFNLAFSIMVLFSNSIPFNVAIGGWRAPYGINFVVTDLTIFFLLLVNLAALLALTTIRSDREYQFYSFYFVLLAATNGMVLTGDMFNFFLFVELSTFAVAGLVAYKKNRLSTGAALKYLILSSTASMFSLAAIGLIYKTLGTLNFADIANKVKDLNPASSSLILILFVSSMLVELKIFPFNMWVVKAYEASTTAVNLFIHGMLGTAGVYAALRIILMIFANDGLKFNADVNISMILTVFAFVTVIISEIGALNEKNLKKILAFSSMAQLGVVLFGISLGSFDAIKGVFYVVLSNYLAKFVMFMVAKEFSKVSGSLNYDEMKGLGRKYPMLAISFTIAALSLMGIPYFAGFWGKLSIIGNAILFGKAGVIGSILILIASVIEGVYYLRISHTFFVEGEEKEIKISRVNCLIPMIIAIVIIIIGIYPNSVENIIVSLINEIQNVQENYIRLILSIK is encoded by the coding sequence ATGAATAGCGTAGTGTTTTTAGTTGTAATCCCTCTTATTGCAGCATTTTTATCTTTATTCTTTGGAAAAAACAATAAAATTTTATCATATTTAGTTACGGTATTTAATTTAGCCTTTAGTATTATGGTGCTTTTTAGCAATAGTATACCATTTAATGTTGCAATCGGAGGATGGAGGGCACCCTACGGCATTAATTTTGTAGTAACAGATTTGACTATTTTTTTCCTATTACTTGTTAATTTGGCAGCTCTTCTTGCATTAACGACAATTAGAAGTGATAGGGAATACCAATTTTATTCATTTTACTTTGTTCTTCTTGCGGCAACAAATGGAATGGTTCTAACTGGTGATATGTTTAATTTCTTCTTGTTCGTAGAGCTTTCAACGTTTGCTGTAGCAGGTCTTGTTGCTTATAAAAAGAATAGACTTTCAACTGGAGCTGCATTAAAATACCTGATTTTGTCATCAACAGCATCGATGTTCAGCCTTGCTGCAATAGGACTTATATACAAAACACTTGGAACACTTAATTTTGCAGACATTGCAAATAAAGTTAAAGATTTAAATCCTGCATCTTCATCATTGATTCTAATATTATTTGTTTCGAGTATGCTTGTTGAACTAAAGATATTCCCGTTCAATATGTGGGTTGTAAAGGCTTATGAGGCGTCCACGACTGCAGTTAATTTATTTATTCATGGAATGCTTGGAACTGCAGGCGTTTATGCGGCATTAAGAATTATATTGATGATATTTGCAAATGATGGCCTTAAATTCAATGCGGATGTAAATATTTCAATGATTTTAACGGTTTTTGCATTTGTTACGGTTATAATAAGTGAAATTGGAGCGTTAAATGAAAAAAACTTAAAGAAGATATTAGCATTTTCATCTATGGCACAGCTTGGAGTAGTATTGTTTGGAATCAGCCTTGGAAGTTTTGATGCAATTAAAGGTGTATTCTACGTTGTTCTTTCTAATTATCTGGCAAAGTTCGTAATGTTTATGGTTGCAAAGGAATTTTCCAAGGTGTCAGGAAGTTTAAATTACGATGAAATGAAGGGATTAGGAAGAAAATATCCTATGCTTGCTATTAGTTTTACAATAGCTGCTTTAAGTCTTATGGGTATACCGTATTTCGCAGGTTTTTGGGGCAAGCTATCGATAATAGGTAATGCTATATTATTTGGTAAAGCTGGTGTGATTGGCTCAATATTAATTCTAATTGCATCAGTCATTGAAGGAGTATACTATTTAAGAATCTCCCACACTTTCTTTGTTGAAGGCGAAGAAAAAGAAATTAAAATATCAAGAGTAAATTGTCTAATTCCAATGATTATAGCTATTGTTATTATAATAATCGGTATTTATCCAAATAGCGTAGAAAATATTATTGTTTCATTGATAAATGAAATTCAAAATGTTCAAGAAAATTATATCAGATTGATTTTATCTATAAAGTGA